Genomic window (Pseudomonas sp. MM211):
GCCAGCTGTAGCGGTAATAGGTTTGGTAGGTGCTGCAGTTGATATAGGCGGTCATGGTGAAATCCTCTGTGAAAAATCGATGTACCGGAAAAAACAAAACCCCCGGTCGGGAGGCCGACCGGGGGTTTCGAGAAACTGTCTGGTGGCGACCCTGAGTTGCTAGGGCGCCTGTGGGGTATCAGGCGCGCCTGTGGCTAAACCAATACCCATAAAAATACGCAGCCGCCGCGACCACGGATGCCTGGGCACGCGCGATCACGATGCAGGCTGCATCGAGGCGGGTGCTGTTCAGGATCGGGGATGTGGACATGAAGGGCTCCGTTGAATGGGCTCGACGTTAATTCATCGCGGTGGTCGATTGCAAGCGCCGTTGGTTGAGCGCGGGCAGTGCACGGCGGGTCGCCACGGTCAGCGGCTCGGGCAGACTGTCCATCGCGAACCAGCCGATATCGCCGTGTTTTTCGGGCTCCACGTTGCGTACCTCACCCTCGAAGGCATCGGCCAGATAGACCGGCGCCAACCAGTGTTCGCCGCGCTGCGCATCGATTTGGTCGACCACGCAGAGCAACTCCAGTGACGTCAGGCGGATGGCGAGCTCTTCCTCGATCTCGCGGCGCACCGCCTGCTCGACCGGCTCCAGCCAGTCCACCTTGCCGCCGGGCAACCCCCAGCAGCCGGCTTCCGGCTCACGCAGGCGGCGCACCAGCAGCAGGCGCCCGTCCTGCACGATGGCCGCCCCACAACCCAGGCGTGGTTGCTCGCTCATCAGGTTTCCTGCCTGCCGATCCATTTGCCCACCTGCGGCGCTTCATAGCCGTTGATCGCCTTCAACAACGCGTCGATATCCTGCTCGACGATCAGCATCTCGCGGTGCGGCGCCTTGACGAAGGCTTCGTCGACCATGTGATCGAGAAACCCTGCGAGGCGGTCGTAGTAGCCGTTGATGTTGAGCAGCGCACAGGGTTTCTGGTGGTGGCCCAGTTGTGCCCAGGTCCACACCTCGAACAGCTCTTCCAGGGTGCCGACGCCCCCCGGCAGGGCGATGAAACCATCGGACAATTCGGCCATCAGCGCCTTGCGCTGGTGCATGGAGTCGACGATTCGCAGGTCATCGAGGCCGGTGTGGGCCACTTCCTTTTCCCACAGCGAACGCGGGATCACGCCGATCACCTCGCCACCGGCCTCAAGCGCCGCGTCGGCCACGGCGCCCATCAGGCCGACGGACGCGCCGCCATACACCAGGCCGATGCCGGCTTTGGCGAGCGTTTGGCCGAGGCGGGTAGCCGCCTCGATATAGACGGGATTGGTGCCCGCATTGGAACCGCAGAAAATGCACAGGCGCATCTGAGTCTCCCTGGATAAATCGCACGCGACAGCATCGCGAAACCGCCGACCATAGCAGATGAGCTGGGTGGGATTCGACCGCCCGCTGCTACAATGGCGGCTTTGCTCAGCCGGATTGCGCCATGACCGATAACGCCCACTTCCCTCTTGCCGCCGTGGTCGGTGCCGACTCGCTGAAGTTGGCGCTGTGCCTGGTGGCGGTCGATCCGGCAATCGGCGGGGTGCTGATCGAAGGCCCGCGGGGCATGGCCAAATCGACCCTGGCCCGCGGCCTGGCCGAGCTGCTGGAGAGTGGCGTGTTCGTTACCCTGCCGCTGGGCGCCAGCGAGGAGCGCATCGTCGGTACGCTCGATCTGGACGCTGCCCTTGGCGAAAGCCGCGCGCAGTTCTCGCCCGGCCTGCTGAGCAAGGCCGATGGTGGGGTGCTGTATGTCGATGAAGTCAATCTGCTGCCCGATCATCTGGTCGATCTGCTGCTCGATGCGGCGGCGAGTGGCGTCAATCATGTCGAGCGTGACGGTATCTCTCATCGCCACAGTGCGCGCTTCATCCTGATCGGCACCATGAACGCCGAAGAGGGCGAACTGCGCCCGCAACTGCTCGACCGCTTCGGCCTCAACCTTGCACTAGACGGCCAGCCGCAACCGGGGGCGCGGGCCGACATCGTCCGCCGCCGCTTGGCCTTCGATGCCGATCCCCAGGCGTTCATCGCCCAGTGGGGCGAGCAGCAGGCGGCACTGGCCGAGCGTTGCGAGCAGGCGCGTGCTCAGGTAGCGCGCATTGCACTCGACGATCAGGCGCTGGAGGCGATCACCGGACGCTGTTTCGAGGCAGGTGTCGATGGCTTGCGCGCCGACCTGGTCTGGCTGCGCGCGGCCCGTGCCCACGCGGCCTGGCGTGGCGCGACTGGTATCGAGCCTGTGGATATCGATGCGGTTGAGGACTTCGTGCTGCGCCATCGCCGTCGGCACACCCCGCCCCGGCAGCAGGCTCAGCCGCCGGCCAGCCCCTCCCGCCCAGGCGCCGAGCGAGCAGCCAACAGCGGGCGAAGGCCAGTGGGGCGAGCTGCCGCCGCAAGCGCAAACTACCGGCGAGCGCCGTGAACCGCCGCGCTGGGCAAAAAAGCCCTGAGCATCCCCCCGCGCGCCAGAGCGGGGATGGATGCGAAGCCGGCTCCCGGCAAACAGGCACATGGCCGCAGCGGCGCCAGGCAACGCGGCGCGAGCGGCGCTATCGACTGGCTCGCCACCTTGTTGCAAGGCAAGCCAAAGCGCCGTGCGGATTTACAGCGCCAGCCCCGAAGTAGCGCACCCGCGCAGCTGTGGCTGATCGTCGTCGATGCCTCGGCCTCGACCCGTCGCCACGGTGCGCTGAGCAAGGCCAAGGGATTGCTTGCCGAGCTGTTCGAACGGGCCTACCGCGAGCGAGCGCGGATCGCCGTGGTCGACGCCCAGGGCGCGCGACCTCAATGGCATTGGCAGGGTCAGAAAGCGTCCGGCGCCCTGCAGCAGTGGTTGGCGGAGCTCGGCGCTGGCGGCGGCAGCCCGTTGATCCCGGCATTGCAGGAAGCCCATGGTTGGCTGCAGCGGCGTCAGCGCCTCAAGCCGGGCGAGGCGCAACGCCTGCTGGTGGTCACCGACGGGCGTTTGCGCGAATGGCCAGCGCTGCCGCCCAGCCCCTGTCCGGCGACACTGGTGGATATCGAATGCGCGCCGATCCGTCTGGGCCGTGCCGTGCAACTGGCAGATGAGTTCGGCGCCGAGTACCGACATATCGACGCGCTGAGCCCTGTGGCACGGCGCTGATCGCCTGGTGCGCCATGGCTCTTCAGTGGTTGCGCTTTCGTTTCGACAACTGATCGGCAAACTCGAGATTTTTCTGTTCGGCATCGGATGGCCAAGGGCCATGTTCGCGTAGAATGGCAGGCTTCTTCCTGCCTGAGCCTGCGCCAGCATGCACACCCTCGATCAATTGCGTGCCGGCCAGCTTCATGGCATTACCCGCCTCGACCTGTGCGCCTCGCTGGAGCAGTTTCCCGAGGAAATCTTCGCGCTGGCCGACAGCCTCGAAGTGCTCAATCTGAGTGGCAACCGGCTGAGCGATCTGCCCCACGACCTGCACCGGCTGCATCGTCTGCAGGTGCTGTTCTGCTCCAACAATCACTTCGCACACGTGCCGGAGTCTGTCGGCCGCTGCCAGTCGCTGCGCATGGTCGGCTTCAAGTCCAATCGCATCAGTGAACTGTCCGCCAAGGCGTTACCACCGCGCTTGCGCTGGTTGATCCTCACCGACAATTGTCTGGAGAGCCTGCCTGAAGCGCTCGGCGACTGCGTCGACTTGCAGAAGCTGATGCTCGCCGGCAATCGCCTGAGTGCATTGCCCGTTAGCCTGGCGCGCCTGGATAAGCTGGAGCTGCTGCGTATCGCCGCCAATCGATTGCCCGTCTTGCCGGATGCGTTGCTGGAGTTGCCGCGTCTGGCCTGGCTGGCCTACGCCGGTAATCCCTTCGACAGCAGCGCCGCGTTCGAATACCTGGCGCCCGAGGTATCGTGGCATGAGTTGCAGGTGGGTGGGGTGCTGGGTCAGGGCGCTTCCGGCGTCATTCACCATGCCAGCTGGCAGCAGCCTGATGGCTCGTCAAAGGCCGTGGCGCTCAAGCTGTTCAAAGGCCAGATGACCAGCGACGGTACCCCGGACAGCGAAATGCGCGCCTGCCTCGCCGCCGGGCGTCATCCGAACCTGATCGACGTGCTCGGGCGCCTGGGTGAACATCCAGAGGGCGAGCAAGGGCTACTGATGAGCCTGGTCGACCCGCGATTCAGCAGCCTGGCCGGGCCGCCGAGCCTGGAAAGCTGCAGCCGTGATATCTATCCGTCGGGTTGGCAGGTGCCCTTCGCACAGGCGTTGCGGGTCGTCAGCGGCATCGCCTCGGCGTTGCGTCACCTGCATGCACAGGGCATCACCCACGGCGACCTCTACGGCCACAATATCCTGCTCGACGAGGTCGGCGAGGTGTTGCTCGGCGACTTCGGCGCGGCTTCGTTCCAGCCCCAGTCGGCTGCTTGGCAATACGCGAACCTGCAGCGCATCGAGGTGCGCGCGTTTGGCATTCTGCTCGAAGAGTTGCTCATCCGCAGCGAGGTGCCCGCGCTCTACGCTGCGCTGCTGGAAGAGCTGGTGATGCGCTGCCAGCAGGCGCAGGTCAGTGCTCGGCCGGACTTCATCGAGATCGATACGACGCTGACCCGCCTGCTTGCCATGCAGTCGGCTAACCATGATGAATCGAGCGCAGGCGTCGAGACGGATTTGCTGCCGATCTGATTTCACCTTGTCATTCGGTGTAGCGCAGCACCAGCAGCTCGCGGTTTTCGATACTGTCCGCGAACAGTGCCCGAACCTGCGCCCCGTTGTCCTCGCGGGCATACAGGCGGCTCAGCAGATCGAGCAGGCTGGCGGTCTGCGCCTGATCCAGGGCCCGTGAGCGACGAAAGGCGATAAGGCTGGCGCCGATGCCGAACAGGGCATAGCCGTAGTGGTTTTCCAGATGCTCGGCCAGGCGAAAATTCTCCTGAGGCGACAGGTCGCTGGAAAAGTAGCCATTGGCGAAACCGTAGATGGCCTCGCAGGCGCGCTGCACGGGAATCCGCAGCAGATAGCATTCGTCATCGAGCACCGAGAGCAGGTCGGTATTGGCAGCCACCAGGTCGGCGAGGCTGTCGTCATCCACACGCAGGTCCTTGGCGAACAGGTCGTCGAAGGAGGTTTCCTGCAGTTTGCGTTCGACACCCAGGCGACGAATGTGCAGGCGTTGTTGCAGCGACAGGTCGTCCCGTGGATAGCCATCTTCCAGCCAGCTTGCGGCGATCCCCGCCTCCTGCAGCCAGTCGCCGCTGTCGAGATCATGGCGGTTGCTCGCATGCATCGCGGTGTAGAGCGCCTGTCCCAGATCATCCAGGGTGAACAGATGGCGATGCCCGTTGGGCACATCGTCATAGGCGCTCAGCAGCCCTTCCAGCGAGGCCGGCTGGTGCAGCCGGAAGCATTGGCCGAGCAGGCGGCCGTCGGGTTCATGTACGGGATCGAGTCGCATGGGGGCACCCATTGGAACGAGGAGGTGCTCCATCATAGCGTCCCCTTACCGCCCGGCGCCCGCTCAGTGCCTGGCTTGCGAGGGGGAAACCCGTACTGGCGCTTGAAGGCGGCGCTGAAACTGCTGAGGTGTTCGTAGCCGGCCAGGTTGGCAGCGTCTTCGATCGACAGTGATTGCTGGCAGATGGCGTGATAAGCCTGCTCCAGACGGCGCCTGCGCAGATAAGCGGCGATGGTGATGCCGTTGCGGCTGCGGAAGGCGTTCTGTAGATCGACCGGGTTGGTGCCGAGCTGGCGAGCCATGTCGGCGATGCTGAGGTCGTTCGCTTCGCCACTGTCGAGCCAATCCCTGAGGCGCAGCAGGCAGCGCTCGAGGTGGCTGCCGAGGCGTTTCTCCGGCGGCGCATCGATGCCGCGCAGGATGTCGCTGGCCAGGTCGAGAGCGAAGCTTTCCCGTTGCAGGCGCTGCAGCAGCGGCGGCAAGCCGGCGTCACGTTCGAGCAACTGGTGGGCACGCTGCAAGATATCCACAGACGGTTGCCAGAG
Coding sequences:
- a CDS encoding NUDIX hydrolase → MSEQPRLGCGAAIVQDGRLLLVRRLREPEAGCWGLPGGKVDWLEPVEQAVRREIEEELAIRLTSLELLCVVDQIDAQRGEHWLAPVYLADAFEGEVRNVEPEKHGDIGWFAMDSLPEPLTVATRRALPALNQRRLQSTTAMN
- a CDS encoding TIGR00730 family Rossman fold protein, which translates into the protein MRLCIFCGSNAGTNPVYIEAATRLGQTLAKAGIGLVYGGASVGLMGAVADAALEAGGEVIGVIPRSLWEKEVAHTGLDDLRIVDSMHQRKALMAELSDGFIALPGGVGTLEELFEVWTWAQLGHHQKPCALLNINGYYDRLAGFLDHMVDEAFVKAPHREMLIVEQDIDALLKAINGYEAPQVGKWIGRQET
- a CDS encoding vWA domain-containing protein, which codes for MDAKPAPGKQAHGRSGARQRGASGAIDWLATLLQGKPKRRADLQRQPRSSAPAQLWLIVVDASASTRRHGALSKAKGLLAELFERAYRERARIAVVDAQGARPQWHWQGQKASGALQQWLAELGAGGGSPLIPALQEAHGWLQRRQRLKPGEAQRLLVVTDGRLREWPALPPSPCPATLVDIECAPIRLGRAVQLADEFGAEYRHIDALSPVARR
- a CDS encoding leucine-rich repeat-containing protein kinase family protein translates to MHTLDQLRAGQLHGITRLDLCASLEQFPEEIFALADSLEVLNLSGNRLSDLPHDLHRLHRLQVLFCSNNHFAHVPESVGRCQSLRMVGFKSNRISELSAKALPPRLRWLILTDNCLESLPEALGDCVDLQKLMLAGNRLSALPVSLARLDKLELLRIAANRLPVLPDALLELPRLAWLAYAGNPFDSSAAFEYLAPEVSWHELQVGGVLGQGASGVIHHASWQQPDGSSKAVALKLFKGQMTSDGTPDSEMRACLAAGRHPNLIDVLGRLGEHPEGEQGLLMSLVDPRFSSLAGPPSLESCSRDIYPSGWQVPFAQALRVVSGIASALRHLHAQGITHGDLYGHNILLDEVGEVLLGDFGAASFQPQSAAWQYANLQRIEVRAFGILLEELLIRSEVPALYAALLEELVMRCQQAQVSARPDFIEIDTTLTRLLAMQSANHDESSAGVETDLLPI
- a CDS encoding helix-turn-helix transcriptional regulator yields the protein MTVFTCGQLSDVAHTLGGNLHFQRELPGEQPVLDGEQQVQVLSDGLVLYFSQSRDLVDTSSDNRLAPGITAAFLLSGEAEVSLPRQRLHFDARPGGQRAMLVNLTAADQFQRHWQSERQETKVCLSISPDWLQHFALGSQLRSDNLLRFSRSHWQSLLWQPSVDILQRAHQLLERDAGLPPLLQRLQRESFALDLASDILRGIDAPPEKRLGSHLERCLLRLRDWLDSGEANDLSIADMARQLGTNPVDLQNAFRSRNGITIAAYLRRRRLEQAYHAICQQSLSIEDAANLAGYEHLSSFSAAFKRQYGFPPRKPGTERAPGGKGTL